Proteins co-encoded in one Streptomyces sp. NBC_01283 genomic window:
- a CDS encoding methionine ABC transporter ATP-binding protein, whose product MITTSGLTKVYRSRGREVTALDGVDLHVREGEVYGVIGQSGAGKSSLIRCVNLLERPTAGTVSVAGQDLTALAGRGSRASKDLRRARSRIGMVFQHFNLLSSRTVKDNVELPLEILGLSGAERSRKALELLDLVGLADKAKSYPAQLSGGQKQRVGIARALAGDPKVLLSDEATSALDPETTRSILRLLRDLNQQLGLTVLLITHEMDVVKSVCDSAALMENGQIVESGTVTELLATPGSELAAALFPVSGEATGTDRTVVDVTFHGEAATQPVISQLSRTYNIDISILGAAMDTVAGKQVGRMRIELPGRFEENVVPIGFLREQGLQVDIAGHDPVTTPENATLLVKEGAK is encoded by the coding sequence GTGATCACCACTTCCGGCCTTACCAAGGTCTACCGCTCACGCGGTCGTGAAGTAACTGCCCTCGACGGCGTCGATCTGCATGTCCGCGAAGGCGAGGTGTACGGCGTCATCGGCCAGTCCGGCGCCGGCAAATCCTCGCTGATCCGCTGCGTGAACCTCCTGGAGCGCCCCACCGCCGGCACCGTCAGTGTCGCCGGCCAGGACCTCACCGCCCTCGCGGGGCGCGGCAGCCGCGCGAGCAAGGACCTGCGCCGGGCGCGCAGCCGCATCGGCATGGTCTTCCAGCACTTCAACCTGCTGTCCTCGCGCACCGTCAAGGACAACGTCGAACTGCCCCTGGAGATCCTCGGCCTCAGCGGCGCCGAGCGCTCCCGCAAGGCCCTCGAACTCCTCGACCTGGTCGGCCTCGCCGACAAGGCGAAGTCCTACCCCGCGCAGCTCTCCGGCGGCCAGAAGCAGCGCGTCGGCATCGCCCGCGCGCTCGCCGGCGACCCGAAGGTGCTGCTCTCCGACGAGGCGACCAGCGCCCTCGACCCGGAGACCACCCGCTCCATCCTGCGGCTCCTGCGCGACCTCAACCAGCAGCTCGGCCTGACCGTCCTGCTGATCACGCACGAGATGGACGTCGTCAAGAGCGTCTGCGACTCCGCCGCCCTCATGGAGAACGGGCAGATCGTCGAGTCCGGCACCGTCACCGAGCTGCTCGCGACGCCCGGCTCCGAGCTGGCCGCCGCGCTCTTCCCGGTCAGCGGCGAGGCCACGGGCACCGACCGCACCGTCGTCGACGTGACCTTCCACGGCGAGGCCGCGACCCAGCCGGTCATCTCCCAGCTGTCGCGCACGTACAACATCGACATCTCGATCCTCGGCGCCGCGATGGACACCGTCGCGGGCAAGCAGGTCGGCCGCATGCGCATCGAACTGCCCGGCCGCTTCGAGGAGAACGTCGTCCCGATCGGCTTCCTGCGCGAGCAGGGACTGCAGGTCGACATCGCGGGCCACGACCCCGTGACCACACCGGAGAACGCCACGCTGCTGGTCAAGGAAGGTGCCAAGTGA
- a CDS encoding methionine ABC transporter permease translates to MTWSEMQPLLEQACWDTLYMVGWSTLIAVVAGLPLGILLVLTDRGGLLQNTVLNKLIGQIVNIARSMPFIILMVALMGFTRWITGTTIGREAAIVPLAIGATPFFARLVETAVREVDGGLVEAVQSMGGNTWTIVRKVLVPESLPSLISSTTTTIVTIIGYSAITGAVGAGGLGDIAIRYGYQRFETELMWITVGILAVVISVIQFGGDYAARRLHRRGGHSGAAPKLRLLKLKTPPPPTPSI, encoded by the coding sequence GTGACCTGGTCGGAGATGCAGCCCCTGCTGGAGCAGGCCTGTTGGGACACCCTCTACATGGTCGGCTGGTCGACGCTGATAGCCGTCGTCGCCGGACTGCCGCTCGGCATCCTGCTGGTCCTCACCGACCGCGGTGGGCTGCTGCAGAACACAGTCCTGAACAAGCTCATCGGGCAGATCGTGAACATCGCGCGTTCGATGCCCTTCATCATCCTCATGGTCGCGCTGATGGGCTTCACGCGCTGGATCACGGGCACCACGATCGGTCGTGAGGCCGCCATCGTGCCGCTCGCGATCGGCGCGACGCCGTTCTTCGCGCGGCTCGTGGAGACCGCGGTGCGCGAGGTCGACGGCGGCCTCGTCGAGGCCGTCCAGTCGATGGGCGGCAACACCTGGACCATCGTGCGCAAGGTCCTCGTGCCGGAGTCGCTGCCCTCGCTGATCTCCAGCACCACCACGACGATCGTCACGATCATCGGCTACTCGGCCATCACCGGCGCCGTCGGCGCGGGCGGCCTCGGCGACATCGCCATCCGCTACGGCTACCAGCGCTTCGAGACCGAACTGATGTGGATCACCGTCGGCATCCTCGCCGTCGTCATCTCCGTCATCCAGTTCGGCGGCGACTACGCGGCCCGCAGGTTGCACCGGCGCGGCGGCCACTCGGGCGCCGCCCCCAAGCTGCGCCTGCTCAAGCTCAAGACACCGCCGCCCCCGACCCCCTCGATCTGA
- a CDS encoding MetQ/NlpA family ABC transporter substrate-binding protein, with translation MRNTAKITTAVLAAGALTLGLSACGSDKGSAADKDGKLIVAATPTPQGEILDYVQKNLAKKAGLDLEVKEFTDYVTPNTAVQQGEVFANYFQHKPYLDDFNKKNGTDIVPVPNATVHLEPLGVYSKNVKKLDGLKKGATIALPNDTTNEARALKLLADNGLIELKKGVGYEATPKDVSKNPKNLKFKELEAAQVPRSLGDVDAAVINGNYALEAKLSPAKDAIAAEPAKGNPYGNFLAVKKGDENDPRVKKLAKLLTSPEVKKFIDDKYDGAVVAAF, from the coding sequence GTGCGTAACACCGCCAAGATCACCACCGCTGTCCTCGCTGCCGGAGCCCTCACCCTCGGGCTCTCCGCCTGCGGCTCCGACAAGGGCTCCGCCGCGGACAAGGACGGCAAGCTCATCGTCGCCGCGACCCCGACGCCGCAGGGCGAGATCCTGGACTACGTCCAGAAGAACCTCGCCAAGAAGGCCGGTCTCGACCTCGAGGTCAAGGAGTTCACCGACTACGTCACGCCGAACACCGCCGTTCAGCAGGGCGAGGTCTTCGCGAACTACTTCCAGCACAAGCCGTACCTCGACGACTTCAACAAGAAGAACGGGACGGACATCGTTCCCGTCCCGAACGCGACGGTGCACCTGGAGCCGCTCGGCGTCTACTCCAAGAACGTCAAGAAGCTCGACGGCCTCAAGAAGGGCGCCACGATCGCGCTCCCGAACGACACCACGAACGAGGCCCGCGCGCTCAAGCTCCTGGCCGACAACGGACTGATCGAGCTCAAGAAGGGCGTCGGCTACGAGGCCACCCCCAAGGACGTCTCGAAGAACCCCAAGAACCTCAAGTTCAAGGAGCTAGAAGCCGCCCAGGTGCCCCGCTCCCTCGGTGACGTCGACGCCGCGGTGATCAACGGCAACTACGCCCTGGAGGCCAAGCTCAGCCCGGCCAAGGACGCCATCGCCGCCGAGCCTGCCAAGGGCAACCCCTACGGCAACTTCCTCGCCGTGAAGAAGGGCGACGAGAACGACCCGCGCGTCAAGAAGCTCGCCAAGCTCCTCACCTCGCCCGAGGTCAAGAAGTTCATCGACGACAAGTACGACGGTGCCGTCGTCGCGGCGTTCTGA
- a CDS encoding MetQ/NlpA family ABC transporter substrate-binding protein has translation MRRHVTAAVTGALALTLGLTACGSGSGSGGADSDTLTVGATPTPAGEVLTYIKENLAKKKGLDLRITEFTDYVTPNTALQEGSLDANLYQHAPYLEDFNKSKKTELTPVTEVYLPPMGVYAKKAKDVTELPAGATVALPNDTTNEGRALQLLASQGVIGLKKGAGSTATPGDVTSNPKKLTLKPLEPAQLPRSLEDVDAAVINNNYALDAGLSPKKDAILLESPKDNPYNNVLAVKKGDEDDPRVRKLAELLTSPEVKQFIQDKYKGSVLPVETS, from the coding sequence ATGCGCAGGCACGTCACGGCCGCCGTCACCGGCGCGCTCGCCCTCACGCTCGGGCTGACCGCGTGCGGCAGCGGATCCGGCTCGGGAGGCGCCGACAGTGACACGCTCACCGTCGGCGCCACCCCGACCCCGGCCGGCGAAGTCCTCACGTACATCAAGGAGAACCTCGCGAAGAAGAAGGGACTCGACCTCCGGATCACGGAGTTCACTGACTACGTCACGCCGAACACCGCGCTCCAGGAAGGGTCCCTCGACGCCAACCTCTACCAGCACGCCCCGTACCTGGAGGACTTCAACAAGTCCAAGAAGACGGAGCTCACGCCGGTGACCGAGGTCTATCTGCCGCCGATGGGGGTGTACGCGAAGAAGGCGAAGGACGTCACCGAGCTGCCCGCCGGCGCGACCGTCGCCCTTCCGAACGACACCACCAACGAAGGCAGGGCGCTGCAACTCCTCGCCTCCCAGGGTGTCATCGGGCTCAAGAAGGGGGCCGGTTCGACCGCCACCCCCGGGGACGTCACGTCCAACCCGAAGAAGCTCACGCTCAAGCCGCTGGAACCCGCCCAGCTGCCCCGCTCCCTGGAAGACGTCGACGCCGCGGTCATCAACAACAACTACGCGCTCGACGCCGGACTCAGCCCCAAGAAGGACGCCATCCTTCTCGAGTCGCCCAAGGACAATCCGTACAACAACGTGCTCGCCGTCAAGAAGGGCGACGAGGACGATCCGCGGGTCAGGAAGCTGGCCGAACTGCTCACTTCACCCGAGGTGAAACAGTTCATTCAGGACAAGTACAAGGGCTCCGTCCTGCCCGTCGAAACGAGCTGA
- a CDS encoding GNAT family N-acetyltransferase codes for MTTTLPDISISTERLVLRPFEEADVSAYTEMMNDEMVTAWTSVPQPYTEADARDWINRLAPAERTEGRGIALAVTEFLTQRLVGIVQLRDIDWRVRSSELSYVVAPWARGEGYASEAALATAQWLFNDQRFERIELRTAADNTAAQQVAQKIGCISEGVLRGAWIARTRNGGDPFGGWLEVRTDLIVWSLLPEDLEGVGEQLADSGFTAFSDWN; via the coding sequence ATGACAACCACCCTCCCCGACATCTCCATCAGCACGGAGCGGTTGGTGCTGCGCCCGTTCGAGGAAGCCGACGTCTCCGCGTACACGGAGATGATGAACGACGAGATGGTCACCGCCTGGACCTCCGTGCCCCAGCCCTACACCGAGGCCGACGCCCGCGACTGGATCAACCGCCTCGCACCCGCCGAGCGCACCGAGGGCCGCGGAATCGCCCTCGCCGTCACGGAGTTCCTCACCCAGCGCCTGGTCGGCATCGTCCAACTGCGCGACATCGACTGGCGCGTACGCTCCAGCGAACTCAGTTACGTCGTCGCCCCCTGGGCCCGCGGCGAGGGCTACGCGTCGGAGGCGGCGCTCGCCACCGCCCAGTGGCTCTTCAACGACCAGCGCTTCGAGCGGATCGAGCTGCGCACCGCCGCCGACAACACCGCGGCCCAGCAGGTCGCGCAGAAGATCGGCTGCATCAGCGAGGGAGTCCTGCGGGGCGCCTGGATAGCGCGTACGCGCAACGGCGGGGATCCGTTCGGCGGCTGGCTCGAGGTCCGCACCGACCTCATCGTGTGGAGCCTGCTCCCCGAAGATCTGGAAGGAGTGGGCGAGCAGCTCGCCGACAGCGGGTTCACGGCTTTCTCCGACTGGAACTGA
- the cbiE gene encoding precorrin-6y C5,15-methyltransferase (decarboxylating) subunit CbiE, producing the protein MADRVTVIGWDGSPLTAAARSALGAATLVAGAAHHLALGEVPRAAERIRLGSVSLAARRIAAHRGTAVVLADGDPGFFGVVRTLRAPEYGLEVEVVPAVSSVAQAFARAGMPWDDAEVVVAHPRTLRRAVNVCRAHPKVAVLTSPGAGPAELGLLLQGVHRTFVICEELGTEREQVTVLTSDKAADHTWRDPNVVIVIGGPAAASDTGWIAGRDPGTPRGWALPAPAYGGDAQLGEGESDRLRAVQLARVGPRVGDLVWDIGCGSGAFAVEAARFGAAVIAVDADPDACARTTAVARHFGVQPEIVHGTAPHILEDLPEPDVVRIGGGGAEVVSAVADRRPARIVTHASTRDAAELIGRGLTEHGYAVECALLQSVELDTRAWTERERTVVFLLSGQLPDRAP; encoded by the coding sequence ATGGCCGACCGCGTCACGGTGATCGGCTGGGACGGCTCGCCGCTGACCGCCGCCGCGCGCTCGGCGCTCGGCGCCGCCACACTCGTCGCGGGCGCCGCCCACCACCTCGCGCTCGGCGAGGTGCCGCGGGCCGCGGAAAGGATCCGCCTGGGCAGCGTGAGCCTGGCCGCCCGCCGCATCGCCGCCCACCGCGGCACCGCGGTGGTCCTGGCCGATGGCGACCCCGGGTTCTTCGGCGTCGTCCGCACGCTGCGCGCCCCCGAGTACGGCCTCGAGGTCGAAGTGGTGCCCGCCGTCTCCTCCGTCGCCCAGGCCTTCGCCCGCGCCGGGATGCCCTGGGACGACGCCGAGGTCGTGGTCGCCCACCCGCGCACCCTGCGCCGCGCGGTGAACGTCTGCCGCGCGCACCCCAAGGTCGCCGTCCTCACCTCGCCCGGAGCGGGCCCGGCCGAGCTCGGCCTGCTGCTCCAGGGCGTGCACCGCACCTTCGTGATCTGCGAGGAGCTCGGCACCGAGCGCGAACAGGTCACCGTCCTCACCTCGGACAAGGCCGCCGACCACACCTGGCGCGACCCGAACGTCGTCATCGTCATCGGCGGCCCGGCCGCCGCCTCCGACACCGGCTGGATCGCGGGACGCGACCCGGGGACCCCGCGCGGCTGGGCGCTGCCCGCCCCCGCCTACGGCGGCGACGCCCAGCTCGGCGAGGGCGAGAGCGACCGCCTGCGGGCCGTCCAACTCGCCCGCGTCGGCCCGCGCGTGGGCGATCTGGTCTGGGACATCGGCTGCGGCAGCGGCGCCTTCGCCGTGGAGGCGGCACGTTTCGGCGCCGCCGTCATCGCCGTCGACGCCGACCCCGACGCCTGCGCCCGCACCACGGCGGTCGCCCGCCACTTCGGCGTACAGCCGGAGATCGTGCACGGCACGGCGCCGCACATCCTCGAAGACCTGCCCGAGCCCGATGTCGTACGGATCGGGGGCGGGGGAGCCGAGGTGGTCTCCGCCGTCGCCGACCGCCGCCCGGCGCGCATCGTGACGCACGCGTCGACCCGTGACGCGGCCGAACTCATCGGCAGGGGCCTGACGGAGCACGGATACGCGGTCGAATGCGCGCTGCTCCAGTCCGTCGAACTCGACACGCGCGCGTGGACGGAGCGGGAGCGGACCGTGGTCTTCCTGCTCTCCGGACAGTTGCCCGATCGCGCCCCGTGA
- the cobT gene encoding nicotinate-nucleotide--dimethylbenzimidazole phosphoribosyltransferase, whose amino-acid sequence MTDTGQVPGEGLPENAGMVEQPGVPAPGAYTYLDPSENPAESVAPADDDDLLLMPGAQGAWSEPTSAQPQPGQPVAVGQGVGQPVADASLGGQYAAGQPVAGQPGVDPSAADQPQPMPDQSVGGQHAAAPQAFAQQSAAQHAVGQQSVGQPQAMHQPGPHETAGRDSGSVDLNGVQLPGAATPAPASHPGPSRRPLHRGPSGPAVPDGSGSPVRSLADRGPAGAPQHAAPVRHAGPPTVGPEYLDIPRDEEGMLPGQQLGENAPQGATPWTPQPQQPQHAQGSQSPQYGQSVQFVAPAETVVPDVTPGTPVAPVTEGMPEAQDAPDAPGTQDAVAPEAPQPAPAAETPAAAFPQAADAADLAAAQGAEADAQFAQAVADAGQPAFAVDAEQPSAEQPAAVDPSAPAPEASQEPVHAQGSGQPQFAMAGAQPWSDAPLAGAGHAAQGPHIPQAQQAQQYADVSAAQAPQGEELQGDLNPQSYAAPQAPAPLGQFVPVEGSVPTTPHLAPTPPHALSVPPESVPQASVPSAPVPPEHFEAPQPEAPEAQPQPQPVEPEAALPAAGIPETPATPEAPEAPEAQDPSALLEAAEAAEAAEAAEPAEAAEIAAPAETPEAPQPVSPQPEATVPAPRDSGEAVAVAATPAPDTAEEPEAPEAQPEPVEAEVAPPAVEILEASAAPEAPEPLAVVEAGPVHVPEAADPAEAADEAVVPEPVGQPEPVQQSEAPAAPAYDDAEREAVLRVMRERRDIRNGFRSDAIPHEVLLRVLEAAHTAPSVGHSQPWDFVVIRSADTRRTMHELAMRQKDAYAKSLPKGRAKQFKELKIEAILDTPVNIVVTADPTRGGRHTLGRHTQPQMAPYSSALAVENLWLAARAEGLGVGWVSFFDEREMVRTLGLPEHLEVVAYLCVGYVDEFPEEPELMQAGWSKRRPLSWVVHEETYGRRALPGEDPHDLLAETVSNIRPLDAKALGEAWERQKRMTKPPGALGMLEIISAQLSGLSRQCPPPIPEPAAVAIFAGDHGVHAQGVTAWPQEVTAQMVANFLGGGAVCNAFANQVGAEVCVIDVGVASELPATPGLLPRKIRAGTADMTTGPALSREEVKAAIEVGIETARDLVAAGNKALLTGEMGIANTTASAALISVYTDTDPGEVTGRGTGINDEMHSRKVDVVRRALELHQPDPADPIGVLAAIGGLEHAAMVGLLLGGASLRTPVILDGVSAGAAALVARAIAPEVLAACIAGHRSAEPGHVAALNKLGLRPLIDLDLRLGEGTGALLALPVVQSAARAMHEVATFDSAGVTEK is encoded by the coding sequence ATGACCGACACCGGCCAGGTCCCGGGCGAGGGACTGCCGGAGAACGCAGGCATGGTGGAGCAGCCGGGCGTCCCCGCCCCGGGCGCGTACACCTACCTCGACCCCTCCGAGAATCCCGCCGAGAGCGTCGCCCCCGCGGATGATGACGACCTGTTGCTGATGCCGGGTGCCCAGGGCGCCTGGAGCGAGCCGACGTCGGCCCAGCCGCAGCCGGGTCAGCCGGTGGCTGTCGGGCAGGGTGTGGGCCAGCCGGTGGCGGACGCTTCGCTCGGGGGCCAGTACGCCGCCGGGCAGCCGGTGGCCGGCCAGCCCGGTGTCGATCCTTCCGCGGCGGACCAGCCGCAGCCCATGCCCGATCAGTCCGTCGGCGGCCAGCACGCGGCGGCCCCGCAGGCGTTCGCCCAGCAGTCGGCCGCCCAGCACGCGGTCGGGCAGCAGTCGGTCGGGCAGCCGCAGGCCATGCATCAGCCGGGCCCGCACGAGACGGCCGGCCGTGACAGCGGCTCGGTCGACCTGAACGGCGTCCAGCTGCCCGGTGCGGCCACCCCCGCGCCCGCGTCGCACCCCGGCCCGTCCCGCCGCCCGCTCCACCGGGGCCCGTCGGGTCCCGCCGTACCCGACGGCTCGGGCAGTCCCGTACGTTCCCTCGCCGACCGCGGACCGGCCGGTGCGCCGCAGCACGCCGCGCCCGTGCGGCACGCGGGGCCGCCCACCGTGGGGCCCGAGTACCTCGACATCCCGCGCGACGAGGAAGGGATGCTGCCGGGGCAGCAGCTCGGTGAGAACGCGCCGCAGGGCGCGACGCCGTGGACGCCTCAGCCGCAGCAGCCCCAGCACGCCCAGGGCTCCCAGTCTCCTCAGTACGGGCAGTCCGTGCAGTTCGTCGCACCAGCAGAAACGGTCGTCCCGGACGTCACTCCCGGCACTCCCGTCGCTCCCGTCACAGAGGGCATGCCGGAGGCGCAGGACGCACCGGACGCACCGGGCACGCAGGACGCGGTCGCGCCCGAGGCCCCGCAGCCCGCGCCGGCCGCCGAGACGCCGGCTGCCGCCTTCCCGCAGGCCGCGGATGCAGCCGACCTTGCGGCCGCGCAAGGTGCTGAGGCCGACGCCCAGTTCGCGCAGGCCGTCGCCGATGCCGGGCAGCCCGCGTTCGCCGTGGACGCCGAGCAGCCGTCGGCCGAGCAGCCCGCCGCCGTGGACCCGTCCGCGCCCGCCCCGGAAGCGAGCCAGGAGCCCGTGCACGCGCAGGGCTCCGGCCAGCCGCAGTTCGCCATGGCGGGCGCGCAGCCCTGGTCGGACGCGCCGCTCGCGGGCGCGGGACACGCGGCCCAGGGCCCGCACATCCCGCAGGCCCAGCAGGCCCAGCAGTACGCAGACGTCTCCGCGGCCCAGGCGCCGCAGGGCGAGGAGCTGCAGGGGGACCTGAACCCGCAGTCCTACGCCGCGCCCCAGGCCCCCGCGCCCCTCGGCCAGTTCGTGCCGGTCGAGGGCTCCGTGCCGACCACGCCTCACCTGGCACCGACGCCTCCGCACGCCCTGTCGGTCCCCCCGGAGTCCGTACCGCAGGCGTCCGTCCCTTCGGCGCCCGTACCGCCGGAGCACTTCGAGGCCCCGCAGCCTGAGGCCCCCGAGGCGCAGCCGCAGCCGCAACCCGTCGAGCCGGAGGCCGCCCTTCCGGCAGCCGGCATCCCGGAGACGCCGGCCACCCCGGAGGCCCCCGAGGCCCCCGAGGCCCAGGACCCCTCGGCTCTCCTCGAAGCCGCCGAAGCCGCCGAAGCCGCCGAAGCCGCAGAGCCCGCCGAAGCCGCCGAGATCGCCGCACCCGCCGAAACGCCCGAGGCCCCCCAGCCCGTCTCCCCCCAGCCCGAGGCCACCGTGCCCGCACCGCGTGACAGTGGAGAGGCCGTGGCCGTGGCGGCGACTCCCGCCCCGGACACGGCGGAGGAGCCCGAGGCCCCTGAGGCGCAGCCCGAGCCCGTCGAGGCGGAGGTCGCCCCTCCGGCAGTCGAGATCCTGGAGGCGTCGGCCGCTCCGGAGGCCCCCGAGCCCCTGGCCGTCGTCGAAGCCGGGCCCGTCCACGTGCCCGAGGCCGCCGACCCGGCGGAAGCCGCGGACGAGGCCGTCGTCCCCGAGCCCGTCGGGCAGCCGGAGCCGGTCCAGCAGTCGGAGGCGCCCGCCGCCCCCGCCTACGACGACGCCGAGCGCGAGGCCGTCCTGCGCGTCATGCGCGAACGCCGCGACATCCGCAACGGCTTCCGCAGCGACGCCATCCCGCACGAGGTGCTGCTCCGCGTCCTGGAGGCGGCCCACACGGCGCCCTCCGTGGGCCACTCGCAGCCCTGGGACTTCGTCGTCATCCGCTCGGCGGACACCCGCCGCACGATGCACGAACTGGCCATGCGCCAGAAGGACGCGTACGCGAAGTCGCTCCCCAAGGGCCGCGCGAAGCAGTTCAAGGAACTGAAGATCGAGGCCATCCTCGACACCCCGGTGAACATCGTCGTCACCGCCGACCCGACCCGCGGCGGCCGCCACACCCTCGGCCGTCACACGCAGCCGCAGATGGCCCCGTACTCCTCGGCCCTCGCGGTCGAGAACCTCTGGCTCGCGGCGCGCGCCGAGGGCCTGGGCGTCGGCTGGGTCAGCTTCTTCGACGAACGCGAGATGGTCAGGACCCTCGGCCTGCCCGAGCACCTCGAAGTGGTGGCCTATCTCTGTGTCGGTTACGTCGACGAGTTCCCCGAGGAGCCTGAGCTGATGCAGGCAGGCTGGTCCAAGCGCCGCCCCCTCTCCTGGGTGGTCCACGAGGAGACGTACGGCCGCCGTGCCCTGCCCGGCGAGGACCCGCACGACCTGCTCGCCGAGACCGTCTCCAACATCCGTCCGCTGGACGCGAAGGCGCTCGGTGAGGCGTGGGAGCGGCAGAAGCGGATGACGAAGCCGCCGGGCGCGCTCGGCATGCTGGAGATCATCTCCGCGCAGCTCTCCGGCCTCTCCCGGCAGTGCCCGCCGCCGATCCCGGAGCCCGCGGCCGTCGCGATCTTCGCGGGCGACCACGGTGTGCACGCCCAGGGTGTCACCGCCTGGCCCCAGGAGGTGACCGCGCAGATGGTCGCCAACTTCCTCGGCGGCGGCGCGGTCTGCAACGCCTTCGCCAACCAGGTGGGCGCCGAGGTCTGCGTCATCGACGTGGGCGTGGCCAGCGAACTCCCGGCCACCCCCGGTCTGTTGCCCCGCAAGATCCGCGCGGGCACGGCCGACATGACGACCGGCCCCGCACTGAGCCGCGAGGAGGTCAAGGCGGCCATCGAGGTCGGCATCGAGACCGCCCGCGACCTGGTGGCCGCGGGCAACAAGGCCCTGCTCACCGGCGAGATGGGCATCGCGAACACCACGGCGTCCGCGGCCCTCATCTCCGTCTACACGGACACCGACCCCGGCGAGGTGACCGGCCGAGGCACGGGCATCAACGACGAGATGCACAGCCGCAAGGTCGACGTCGTGCGCCGCGCCCTGGAGCTGCACCAGCCCGACCCTGCCGACCCGATCGGCGTCCTCGCGGCGATCGGCGGCCTGGAGCACGCGGCGATGGTGGGCCTGCTCCTCGGCGGCGCCTCCCTGCGTACGCCGGTCATCCTGGACGGCGTGAGCGCCGGCGCGGCGGCCCTGGTCGCCCGCGCCATCGCCCCCGAGGTCCTCGCGGCCTGCATCGCGGGCCACCGCAGCGCGGAGCCGGGCCACGTGGCGGCCCTGAACAAGCTGGGCCTGCGCCCCCTGATCGACCTCGACCTCCGCCTGGGCGAGGGCACCGGCGCCCTGCTCGCCCTCCCGGTGGTGCAGAGCGCGGCCCGCGCGATGCACGAGGTGGCCACGTTCGACTCGGCGGGGGTAACGGAGAAGTAG
- the cobA gene encoding uroporphyrinogen-III C-methyltransferase, with translation MAESPAYPVGLRLTDRRTVVLGGGQVAQRRLPALIAAGADIHLVSPTATPSVEAMADAGEITWERRRYETGDLKDAWYALIATSDGEANRAASAEAEAHRVWCVRSDDADAATALTPATGRSEGVTVAVLTTDIHGRDPRRTAAIRDAVVEGLRDGTLVAPHHRTRTPGVALVGGGPGDPDLITVRGRRLLAEADVVIADRLGPRDLLAELPPHVEVIDAAKIPYGRFMAQEAINNALIEHAKQGKSVVRLKGGDPFVFGRGMEEAQALAEEGIACTVVPGISSSISVPGAAGIPVTHRGVAHEFTVVSGHVAPDDERSLVDWAALAKLRGTLVVLMGVDKIGKIAETLTSHGRSPETPVALIQEGTTAAQRRVDATLATVAAEVAAHEVRPPAVIVIGDVVNVGPDGSA, from the coding sequence ATGGCCGAAAGCCCCGCCTACCCCGTAGGCCTCCGCCTCACCGACCGCCGCACGGTCGTCCTCGGCGGCGGCCAGGTGGCCCAGCGCCGCCTCCCCGCCCTGATCGCCGCGGGCGCCGACATCCACCTCGTGTCGCCGACGGCGACCCCTTCGGTGGAGGCGATGGCGGACGCGGGGGAGATCACCTGGGAGCGCCGCCGCTACGAGACAGGCGACCTCAAGGACGCCTGGTACGCCCTCATCGCCACCAGTGACGGCGAGGCCAACAGGGCCGCTTCCGCGGAGGCCGAAGCCCACCGCGTCTGGTGCGTCCGCTCGGACGACGCCGACGCCGCCACCGCGCTGACCCCCGCGACCGGCCGCTCCGAGGGCGTCACGGTCGCCGTCCTCACCACGGACATCCACGGCCGCGACCCCCGCCGCACCGCGGCCATCCGCGACGCGGTCGTCGAGGGCCTGCGCGACGGCACCCTCGTGGCACCCCACCACCGCACCCGCACCCCCGGCGTCGCCCTCGTCGGCGGCGGGCCCGGCGACCCCGACCTCATCACGGTCCGCGGCCGTCGTCTCCTCGCCGAGGCGGACGTGGTCATCGCCGACCGGCTCGGCCCCCGCGACCTGCTCGCCGAACTCCCGCCGCACGTCGAGGTGATCGACGCGGCGAAGATCCCGTACGGGCGCTTCATGGCCCAGGAGGCCATCAACAACGCCCTCATCGAGCACGCGAAGCAGGGCAAGTCGGTCGTGCGTCTCAAGGGTGGCGACCCCTTCGTCTTCGGGCGCGGCATGGAAGAGGCCCAGGCGCTGGCCGAGGAGGGCATCGCCTGCACCGTGGTCCCCGGCATCTCCAGCTCGATCTCGGTGCCCGGCGCGGCGGGCATCCCCGTCACGCATCGCGGCGTCGCCCATGAGTTCACGGTGGTCAGCGGCCACGTGGCCCCGGACGACGAGCGCTCCCTGGTCGACTGGGCGGCCCTGGCCAAGCTGCGCGGCACCCTCGTGGTCCTGATGGGCGTGGACAAGATCGGCAAGATCGCCGAGACGCTCACCTCGCACGGCAGGTCGCCCGAGACCCCCGTCGCCCTGATCCAGGAGGGCACCACCGCGGCCCAGCGCCGCGTGGACGCCACCCTCGCCACCGTCGCCGCCGAGGTCGCCGCGCACGAGGTGAGGCCCCCGGCCGTCATCGTCATCGGCGACGTGGTGAACGTGGGCCCCGACGGTTCCGCCTAG